In the genome of Prosthecobacter algae, one region contains:
- a CDS encoding FAD-binding domain-containing protein yields the protein MSAAFPLTRHAALARWHEFLPATPSYAARRNHVEVEHPHVSRLSPALRTRVILEDEIITDTLARHSLPSVEKWLQEVCWRRYWKGWLEMRPQVWRQYRQALRTERQNLSAEQKARLNAIEQGEGGIAVMNHFARELAATGYLHNHARMWFASYWIHVERLPWQLGADFFFRHLLDADPASNTLSWRWVAGLQTRGKTYLVRRSNLERYMAAHLLQDSPGLELLEDDRVSPALLSAPAETSPQPPADFPTQAPRLTTHFGLWLHPDDLCPEVGPLAQLSPSAIAAVTSAPAYAHFQLSRGRIQHFHTALADALTRSGEYFACPTTLEEAPTTAEGLFEWAQREQLRDIVAYAPFVGPIADALPQIRRRLAEIHCHLHLIRRPSDVEVHTLAKSGFFPFWEKARAQVSK from the coding sequence TCGCTGGCACGAGTTTCTCCCCGCCACCCCTAGCTACGCGGCACGACGAAACCATGTGGAAGTAGAGCATCCCCATGTTTCACGACTGTCCCCTGCCCTGCGCACCCGTGTCATATTAGAGGATGAAATCATCACCGACACCCTGGCACGCCACAGCCTGCCAAGTGTGGAAAAGTGGCTGCAAGAAGTCTGCTGGCGGCGCTACTGGAAAGGCTGGCTGGAAATGCGTCCGCAAGTCTGGCGGCAATACCGGCAGGCCCTCCGCACGGAAAGGCAGAATCTGAGCGCCGAACAAAAAGCACGTCTAAATGCCATTGAGCAGGGTGAGGGCGGCATCGCGGTCATGAACCATTTTGCCAGGGAACTGGCAGCCACTGGGTATTTGCACAACCATGCCCGCATGTGGTTCGCCAGCTATTGGATCCATGTGGAGCGTCTGCCGTGGCAGCTCGGGGCCGATTTCTTTTTTCGTCATCTGCTGGACGCAGACCCCGCCAGCAACACCCTCTCCTGGCGCTGGGTGGCGGGATTGCAAACCCGGGGCAAGACCTACCTCGTGCGTCGCAGCAATCTGGAAAGATACATGGCCGCCCACCTCCTCCAGGACAGCCCAGGCTTAGAACTTTTGGAAGACGACCGGGTCAGCCCGGCCCTTTTGTCAGCCCCAGCGGAGACATCTCCCCAGCCTCCGGCAGATTTCCCTACCCAAGCCCCCCGGCTCACCACCCATTTCGGACTCTGGCTGCACCCCGATGATCTCTGCCCGGAAGTGGGACCACTCGCCCAACTAAGTCCCTCCGCCATCGCTGCCGTCACCAGCGCGCCCGCTTACGCACACTTTCAGTTAAGCCGTGGACGAATCCAGCATTTCCACACTGCTTTGGCAGATGCCCTCACAAGGTCCGGAGAGTATTTTGCCTGTCCCACCACGCTGGAAGAGGCCCCGACCACAGCCGAGGGGCTGTTTGAATGGGCGCAGAGGGAGCAGCTTCGGGACATCGTCGCGTATGCACCTTTTGTTGGTCCCATCGCGGATGCCCTGCCCCAGATCCGTCGTCGACTGGCAGAAATCCATTGCCATTTGCACCTCATCCGCCGCCCATCGGATGTGGAAGTCCACACTTTAGCGAAATCCGGCTTCTTTCCTTTCTGGGAAAAGGCGAGAGCGCAAGTGAGCAAGTGA
- a CDS encoding sugar transferase gives MSKVNPTPSNSDRMLIGTPGAVTGNLLQKLEERRAWRLKETASPHLWVLVAILGDLIMAVAAGHAAYWLRFHSFLRDFGNWNDMTLRQYTGHMTLGSLTLILAIGWQGIYHRNVLLRNRWIASRLGKAVLIWTLAFLAMTLALKMEPPISRVYVALNGACALLLLLGWRIAFNRFLHSPSRIRSLQQRTLFVGWNEDAQRLWETLSQDKAHAFELIGWVDASGWRDASAPPLDIPFVGYLEDIHRVIARHEVDMIIVADLSRQHLVELANLCEREMIQFKLAPSVFRIFVSGLSLETIAGTPVLGVNRLPLDSTLNVMAKRALDIAGATVGLILSAPIIAFFGFMVWWESGGPIFYRQRRWGMNGVPFDIIKIRSMKLNAEANTGAQWCVQDDPRRLKVGAFMRKWNIDEVPQFWNVLKGQMSLVGPRPERPELIADFKHEIPHYNARHHAKPGMTGWAQVKGLRGDTDLAERIKCDLWYLENWSLLLDVQIMFLTFFKRDNAY, from the coding sequence ATGTCCAAGGTAAATCCAACACCTTCCAATTCCGACCGTATGCTGATCGGCACGCCTGGAGCGGTGACGGGTAATTTGCTGCAAAAACTCGAAGAGCGACGTGCCTGGCGTTTGAAGGAAACGGCTTCTCCCCATCTCTGGGTCCTCGTCGCCATCTTGGGGGACTTGATTATGGCCGTCGCTGCAGGCCACGCGGCCTACTGGCTGCGCTTTCACTCCTTTTTGCGCGATTTTGGCAACTGGAATGACATGACGCTGCGCCAGTATACAGGCCACATGACCCTGGGCAGCCTGACGCTCATTCTGGCCATTGGCTGGCAGGGCATCTACCATCGCAATGTCCTCCTGCGAAACCGCTGGATCGCCTCCCGCCTGGGCAAGGCTGTCCTGATTTGGACCCTGGCTTTCCTGGCCATGACGCTGGCCCTGAAAATGGAGCCTCCGATCTCCCGCGTCTATGTGGCGCTGAACGGTGCCTGTGCCCTGCTGCTGCTGCTGGGCTGGCGCATCGCCTTCAACCGCTTCCTACATTCCCCCTCACGCATCCGCTCCCTCCAGCAGCGCACGCTATTTGTCGGCTGGAATGAGGATGCCCAAAGGCTTTGGGAAACGCTGAGCCAGGACAAAGCCCATGCCTTCGAACTCATCGGCTGGGTGGATGCCTCTGGCTGGCGAGACGCCAGTGCCCCGCCGCTAGACATTCCTTTTGTTGGTTACTTGGAGGACATTCACCGCGTCATCGCACGGCATGAGGTGGACATGATCATTGTCGCAGACCTTTCCCGCCAGCACCTGGTGGAACTTGCCAACCTTTGCGAGCGCGAGATGATCCAGTTCAAGCTGGCCCCATCCGTTTTCCGAATCTTTGTCTCCGGCCTGTCGCTGGAAACCATCGCTGGCACGCCCGTGTTAGGCGTGAACCGACTGCCGCTGGACAGCACGCTGAATGTGATGGCCAAGCGGGCACTCGACATCGCCGGTGCCACTGTGGGTCTTATCCTAAGCGCTCCCATCATCGCCTTTTTTGGCTTCATGGTCTGGTGGGAATCTGGCGGCCCCATCTTCTACCGTCAGCGCCGCTGGGGCATGAACGGCGTGCCTTTCGACATCATCAAGATCCGCTCCATGAAACTCAACGCCGAGGCCAATACCGGAGCCCAGTGGTGTGTGCAGGACGATCCACGACGTCTCAAAGTGGGGGCCTTCATGCGGAAATGGAACATTGATGAAGTTCCCCAGTTTTGGAACGTGCTGAAGGGACAGATGAGCCTCGTCGGGCCTCGTCCGGAACGCCCCGAACTCATCGCCGACTTCAAGCATGAAATCCCGCATTACAACGCCCGGCACCATGCAAAACCGGGGATGACAGGCTGGGCCCAGGTCAAGGGCCTGCGGGGCGACACAGACTTGGCAGAACGCATCAAATGCGACTTGTGGTACTTGGAAAACTGGAGCCTCCTGCTGGACGTCCAAATCATGTTCCTGACTTTCTTTAAACGTGACAACGCTTACTGA
- a CDS encoding tetratricopeptide repeat protein yields MSASLSSFSNLLDNHAANLLGQGRLEEALSAATSALSGLREAVEDDPAELPRLFTGLQVLAEIQREMGDVAGSEASYGEALEISARATIPADEVAHVRTQLATLLDFSQREAEAIPLYEQAISDYEALTPANEETAAQLRNNLAMIYKGLGKFALAEQHYLRALETLEAKRGRETEEVASVYNNLGSLYYTAGFPDQAKEMFTEALQIRSKLLGPDHPDVAQSHCNLATANHELGDNAASIRDFEQSLRILELHLANEAVSYEAVSLDYIALLENQGEEKKAAAARKRLDKMLSTLD; encoded by the coding sequence GTGTCTGCGAGTCTTTCGAGCTTTTCCAACCTGCTGGACAACCACGCCGCCAATCTTTTGGGCCAAGGCCGCCTGGAGGAAGCCCTGAGTGCCGCCACCAGCGCGCTCTCTGGCCTGCGCGAAGCCGTCGAAGATGATCCGGCCGAACTACCCCGCCTCTTCACCGGATTGCAGGTGCTGGCAGAAATCCAGCGCGAGATGGGAGATGTCGCAGGCTCAGAGGCCAGCTACGGCGAAGCGCTGGAAATTTCCGCACGCGCCACGATCCCGGCAGATGAGGTGGCCCACGTGCGCACCCAACTGGCCACCCTCCTGGATTTCAGTCAGCGCGAAGCTGAAGCCATTCCGCTCTACGAACAGGCCATCAGTGACTATGAAGCCCTGACTCCGGCGAACGAGGAAACCGCCGCGCAACTGCGCAACAACCTTGCCATGATTTACAAGGGCCTCGGCAAGTTTGCCCTGGCCGAGCAGCATTACCTGCGTGCCCTGGAAACCCTGGAGGCCAAACGCGGTCGCGAGACCGAAGAAGTCGCCTCCGTTTACAACAACCTCGGCAGCCTCTATTACACCGCCGGCTTTCCAGATCAGGCCAAGGAGATGTTCACCGAAGCCCTCCAAATCCGCAGCAAGCTGCTGGGTCCGGACCATCCAGATGTGGCCCAATCCCACTGCAACCTGGCCACAGCCAATCATGAACTTGGGGACAATGCGGCCTCGATTCGTGACTTCGAGCAAAGCCTGCGCATTCTGGAGCTGCATCTGGCCAATGAAGCAGTGAGTTATGAAGCCGTGAGCCTGGACTACATCGCCCTCCTGGAAAACCAGGGCGAAGAAAAAAAGGCGGCGGCGGCGCGCAAACGGCTCGACAAGATGCTGTCCACTTTGGACTGA
- a CDS encoding transporter substrate-binding domain-containing protein, translated as MRATALCLALFASALCLTTFTGCARRDVLVIGMDATYPPFEFKDPQGQVSGISVAIGDEIGKTLGKKVEYKNMGFDGLIPALQSGQVDLIISSVTASPERRKTIDFSDPYVKTGLSILVAKDSPVKTSEDLRAPGRKLAVRLATTGEQWCRAELPDAQKVSLDTDAACVLEVVNGTVDAWVYDQVSVMNYHAQHPDRTRALLAPLREESWAVGLKKGREDLKAQVNETIARMKKEGVFAKLADQYLAKERDLMKAQGLPFVFE; from the coding sequence ATGAGAGCCACCGCCCTTTGCCTCGCCCTGTTTGCCAGTGCCCTTTGCCTAACCACCTTTACCGGATGTGCGCGCCGGGATGTCCTGGTGATCGGCATGGATGCCACTTACCCACCCTTCGAATTCAAAGACCCACAGGGCCAAGTCAGCGGCATCAGCGTTGCCATCGGCGATGAAATCGGCAAGACGCTGGGCAAAAAAGTGGAGTACAAAAACATGGGTTTTGACGGCCTCATCCCCGCCCTGCAAAGCGGCCAGGTTGACCTCATCATCTCCTCCGTCACCGCCAGTCCAGAGCGGCGGAAGACCATAGATTTTTCAGACCCTTACGTCAAAACCGGGCTCTCTATTTTGGTGGCCAAAGACTCCCCAGTAAAGACGTCCGAGGACCTCCGCGCCCCAGGCCGCAAGCTTGCCGTACGTCTGGCCACGACTGGTGAACAATGGTGCCGCGCCGAATTGCCCGATGCCCAAAAAGTCTCGCTGGATACCGATGCCGCCTGCGTGCTGGAAGTCGTCAATGGCACGGTGGATGCGTGGGTGTATGACCAGGTCTCGGTCATGAATTATCACGCGCAGCATCCAGACCGCACCCGCGCCCTGCTGGCCCCGCTGCGGGAGGAATCCTGGGCCGTGGGCCTGAAAAAAGGCCGCGAAGATCTGAAGGCCCAGGTGAATGAGACCATCGCCCGGATGAAAAAGGAAGGCGTCTTTGCCAAACTGGCGGACCAATACTTGGCCAAGGAACGCGACCTCATGAAAGCCCAGGGCCTGCCCTTTGTGTTTGAATGA
- a CDS encoding amidohydrolase family protein encodes MIIDCHNHVGVDVLFYLHGDFPYAQHLVAMVEEGGALGVDRWIVFPFVSHMALDTSGFLTNEIREGGMQLTQVPYALENRRLLKEIYDLFPEYAPRLLPFIMVDPMRNPAAQAEELRRLRKDYPFYGIKMQTTILQSDIKHLRDRGKVFLELAEEWDLPMLIHSSVAESDLWAQASDILDIAEENPQVRFCLAHSCRYDKECLDRINALPNTWFDNSAHCIHCEGAVNDMPFIAPRHRRFDSDYTDPARVIADLAAAYPTKFMWGSDSPFYSYAAEINHEIVRLICTYEKEVKALKKNPPEVVQRIAETNTRAYLKLKDESILA; translated from the coding sequence ATGATCATTGACTGTCACAATCATGTCGGTGTGGACGTGCTGTTTTATCTGCATGGCGACTTTCCCTATGCGCAGCATCTCGTTGCCATGGTAGAGGAAGGCGGGGCGCTGGGGGTGGATCGCTGGATCGTCTTCCCCTTCGTCAGCCACATGGCGCTGGATACCAGTGGCTTCCTCACCAACGAGATTCGTGAGGGCGGCATGCAGCTCACCCAGGTCCCCTATGCCCTGGAAAACCGCCGCCTGCTGAAGGAGATCTATGATCTCTTCCCCGAATACGCCCCGCGCCTGCTGCCCTTCATCATGGTGGACCCCATGCGCAACCCCGCAGCCCAAGCCGAGGAACTGCGCCGCCTGCGCAAGGACTACCCGTTTTACGGCATCAAGATGCAGACCACCATCCTGCAATCCGACATCAAGCACCTGCGGGACCGTGGCAAAGTCTTCCTGGAACTCGCCGAGGAATGGGACCTCCCCATGCTCATCCACTCCAGCGTCGCTGAGAGCGACCTCTGGGCACAGGCCAGCGACATTCTTGACATTGCCGAAGAGAATCCCCAGGTGCGCTTTTGCCTGGCCCACTCCTGCCGTTACGACAAGGAGTGCCTGGACCGTATCAATGCGCTGCCTAACACTTGGTTCGACAATTCAGCCCACTGCATCCACTGCGAAGGCGCCGTGAATGACATGCCCTTCATCGCTCCGCGCCATCGCCGATTTGACAGCGACTACACGGACCCAGCCCGTGTCATCGCCGATCTTGCCGCCGCTTACCCCACCAAGTTCATGTGGGGCAGTGACTCGCCCTTTTACAGCTACGCGGCGGAGATCAATCACGAGATTGTTCGCCTCATCTGCACCTATGAAAAAGAAGTGAAGGCCTTGAAAAAGAATCCGCCCGAAGTCGTGCAAAGGATTGCCGAGACAAACACCCGCGCTTACCTGAAGCTGAAAGATGAAAGCATTCTCGCTTGA
- a CDS encoding SDR family oxidoreductase, with product MKAFSLEGHRALVTGSSQGIGLAIGQALHEAGAAVVHHGLQKRPDDLHDAAGYVKADLLDPEGAQLLMDSAGDVDILVCNAGSFFDLPVLEMTRELWDRTFQLNVTSTFFLAQAFARQCVARGVPGSIVITSSTNGFQAEADSCAYDASKGALVMLTRTLAVSLAPMQIRVNGIAPGLIRTPLTSAWMEPRAQDLLRQYEKKILLGEVGKPEDCAGAVVFLCSQAGRYLTGEIITIDGGLTVGQIGKM from the coding sequence ATGAAAGCATTCTCGCTTGAAGGACATCGCGCCCTTGTCACAGGCTCCTCGCAGGGCATCGGTCTGGCCATCGGCCAGGCTCTGCATGAAGCCGGAGCCGCCGTGGTGCATCACGGCCTGCAAAAACGGCCAGACGACCTGCACGATGCGGCTGGTTATGTGAAGGCAGACCTGCTCGATCCTGAAGGGGCCCAGCTTCTCATGGATTCCGCCGGCGATGTGGACATCCTGGTCTGCAACGCGGGCAGCTTCTTTGACCTGCCCGTGCTGGAGATGACCCGGGAACTTTGGGACCGCACCTTCCAGCTCAATGTCACCTCCACCTTCTTTCTCGCCCAGGCCTTTGCCCGCCAGTGCGTGGCCCGGGGAGTGCCCGGCAGCATCGTCATCACCTCCTCCACCAATGGTTTCCAAGCCGAGGCGGACTCCTGCGCCTACGATGCCAGCAAGGGCGCGCTGGTCATGCTCACGCGCACCCTCGCCGTTTCCCTGGCCCCCATGCAGATCCGCGTCAATGGCATCGCCCCCGGTCTCATCCGCACGCCCCTGACCTCCGCCTGGATGGAACCCCGCGCGCAGGACCTGCTGCGTCAGTACGAGAAAAAAATCCTGCTCGGTGAGGTCGGCAAACCCGAGGATTGCGCCGGTGCCGTGGTGTTTCTGTGCTCCCAGGCCGGGCGTTATCTCACCGGGGAAATCATCACCATTGATGGTGGCCTTACCGTGGGCCAGATCGGCAAGATGTAA
- a CDS encoding AAA family ATPase — translation MRLHSITVRNYRRHKELRVDLDPARTLIGGPNESGKSTLVEAAHRALFLKAKGNSKEHREMLSLTHGGKPEVEVEFEAGGSRYTLSKSFKGTSGITRLMQASGKTWQGDEAEEQLSALLKTSGTGRKLAEQWNHLWVWQGSSSGDPLAQANAERETLVQRLQSHGGAAVIQSALDTRVAEHFANLIKELFQNAGEPRKNSEYGQALQAESEAMEAEAQARSILQNLQHAIAQYERASTQIAEADNALKHQEAERVALDQRSAEITRLRLLEQDQLRTANEAIRLHESRLNAEQKVSELRRTLASQRASLAPQNEKLGTLKQASLSARLALDETEDTLRRAEQTLQEARAQHDLAQAQASLQEKNRLQDRLKARAKQIQDLLEQRTSIEQQAERLPKVDAAALRQLQGLERAHDKAQAVLASVATEIEVLSSPHPVQAGKETLINGQRLTLTEETELAVGETRLRIRPGGGTSLAEARQQEQETLHQLREALAKLGIKTLAEASAAQAGREHLQTEWKTVTAELKGLDYEKLAAELTAAERELTAAKAEVERRHATGSPASLDLAATKRTLAETETHQQTCRKQLEAQQSGLKKADAALSLQGESMRALETEITQVETRLSMLIEHEGDDHTRAQALAQAQILKTTAEAQITDTRQALAQHQPEHLEADQARFERAWKLQSDKKMQAHEMRISAAALLRSDGSSDPAAALALAEARLQIARAHREAAERHARAVKHIHDLLLEEQQTLADQFTRPLAERVTGYLQRLFGTDVQVNVTLQENQFQGLTLSRASQGAFSFDSLSEGAREQVAAAFRLALAEILAESHGGCLPVVFDDAFAHSDPERVQNLQRMLDLAATRGLQIILLTCTPADYAQMGAHEVRLVPSFS, via the coding sequence ATGCGCCTCCATTCCATCACCGTCCGCAACTATCGCCGCCACAAAGAGCTGCGGGTGGATCTGGACCCGGCGCGCACACTCATCGGCGGCCCGAATGAGTCTGGCAAAAGCACGCTGGTGGAGGCTGCTCACCGGGCCTTGTTTTTAAAGGCGAAGGGCAATAGCAAAGAGCACCGTGAAATGCTCTCCCTCACCCATGGCGGCAAACCTGAAGTGGAGGTGGAGTTTGAAGCCGGAGGCAGCCGCTACACTTTGAGCAAAAGCTTCAAAGGCACCAGCGGCATCACCCGCCTCATGCAAGCCAGCGGCAAGACGTGGCAAGGAGATGAAGCTGAAGAACAGCTCTCTGCGCTTCTCAAAACCAGTGGCACGGGACGTAAACTCGCGGAGCAATGGAACCACCTCTGGGTATGGCAGGGCAGCTCTTCAGGAGACCCGCTCGCCCAGGCAAATGCCGAACGGGAAACTCTCGTGCAGCGCCTCCAGTCCCATGGTGGTGCAGCCGTGATCCAGTCGGCACTGGACACCCGGGTGGCCGAACATTTCGCCAACCTCATCAAGGAACTTTTTCAAAATGCGGGCGAGCCCCGGAAGAACTCCGAATATGGCCAGGCCCTTCAGGCCGAGAGCGAAGCCATGGAGGCAGAAGCTCAGGCGCGGAGCATTCTGCAAAACCTTCAGCACGCGATTGCCCAGTATGAACGAGCCAGTACCCAGATCGCTGAGGCTGACAACGCTCTAAAGCACCAGGAGGCGGAGCGAGTCGCCCTCGACCAACGCAGCGCCGAAATCACTCGCTTGCGTTTGCTGGAGCAAGACCAGCTCCGCACCGCCAATGAAGCCATCCGGCTCCATGAATCTCGTCTCAACGCCGAACAAAAAGTATCGGAACTCAGACGCACCTTGGCGAGCCAGCGCGCCAGCCTAGCCCCCCAGAATGAAAAGCTGGGCACCCTCAAACAAGCCAGTCTTTCCGCACGGCTGGCACTGGATGAGACCGAGGACACTCTCCGTCGCGCTGAGCAAACGCTGCAAGAAGCACGTGCGCAGCATGATCTCGCCCAGGCTCAGGCCAGCCTTCAGGAGAAAAACCGACTGCAAGATCGCCTTAAAGCGCGTGCGAAACAAATCCAGGATCTGCTGGAGCAGCGAACTTCCATTGAACAACAGGCCGAGCGCCTGCCCAAAGTGGATGCGGCCGCGTTGCGCCAGCTTCAAGGGCTGGAACGTGCGCATGACAAAGCCCAGGCGGTGCTGGCCAGCGTGGCCACGGAGATTGAAGTTCTGTCCTCCCCGCACCCCGTTCAGGCAGGCAAGGAAACACTCATAAACGGGCAGCGCCTCACCCTCACGGAGGAGACTGAACTGGCCGTGGGCGAAACCCGGCTGCGTATCCGCCCAGGCGGTGGCACCTCCCTCGCCGAGGCCCGCCAGCAGGAACAGGAAACGCTGCACCAGTTACGCGAAGCGCTTGCCAAACTCGGGATCAAAACACTCGCTGAAGCCAGTGCAGCTCAGGCAGGGCGCGAGCACTTGCAGACCGAGTGGAAGACCGTGACGGCCGAACTCAAAGGCCTGGACTACGAAAAGCTGGCCGCCGAACTGACCGCTGCCGAACGCGAACTCACCGCCGCAAAAGCCGAGGTGGAGAGACGGCATGCCACCGGCTCACCAGCCTCTTTGGATCTGGCAGCCACCAAACGAACCCTCGCTGAAACCGAGACACACCAGCAGACCTGCCGCAAGCAGCTTGAGGCCCAGCAATCCGGCCTCAAAAAGGCTGATGCAGCCCTTTCTCTGCAAGGTGAATCCATGCGGGCGTTGGAGACAGAAATCACCCAGGTGGAGACACGTCTCTCCATGCTGATCGAGCATGAAGGCGATGACCACACCCGGGCCCAAGCTTTAGCTCAGGCACAGATTCTCAAGACCACGGCTGAGGCCCAGATCACCGACACCCGACAGGCCCTGGCGCAGCATCAGCCGGAACATTTAGAGGCTGACCAAGCTCGCTTTGAGCGGGCATGGAAGCTTCAGAGCGATAAGAAAATGCAGGCGCATGAGATGCGGATTTCCGCCGCCGCCCTTCTCCGCAGCGATGGCAGCAGCGACCCCGCCGCAGCGCTGGCCCTAGCCGAAGCACGTTTACAGATAGCGCGGGCGCATCGGGAAGCTGCCGAACGCCATGCGCGCGCCGTCAAACACATCCACGACCTCCTGCTGGAGGAGCAGCAGACCCTGGCAGATCAGTTCACCCGCCCCTTGGCGGAGCGTGTGACGGGGTACTTGCAGCGTCTGTTCGGCACAGATGTGCAGGTGAATGTTACGCTGCAGGAAAACCAGTTTCAGGGCCTCACGCTCAGCCGGGCCAGCCAGGGAGCGTTCTCGTTCGACAGCCTCAGCGAAGGAGCCCGGGAACAGGTGGCAGCGGCCTTCCGTCTGGCCTTGGCAGAAATCCTCGCCGAATCTCACGGCGGCTGCCTTCCCGTGGTTTTCGACGATGCTTTCGCCCACTCCGATCCCGAACGCGTGCAGAACCTCCAGCGCATGCTGGATCTAGCCGCCACCCGCGGTCTTCAGATCATCCTCCTCACCTGCACCCCGGCTGACTATGCCCAGATGGGGGCGCACGAGGTGCGCCTCGTGCCATCGTTTTCGTGA
- a CDS encoding RluA family pseudouridine synthase, translated as MPSVVMSSAESPAITTCPILHRDRFIVIVNKPAGVLSHPNTARSTEKAAFEGRYDLDQKCFDSPAGKVWLIHRLDQDTSGVLMAALDEKTAEKCRALFDEDAVQKQYLTLVRGNPGPEGTWLDNLTTIREKGHVRTAVIKGRLPNAELDFRTLAHHASEKVSLLDITLITGKTHQIRVQASSRQHHLLGDDVYGHFELNRKMKKDLGLKRLFLHAHRLTLKHPASGQRLSVEAPLAEDLTKVLSRLGMTPV; from the coding sequence ATGCCATCCGTAGTCATGTCTTCGGCTGAGTCCCCTGCCATCACCACCTGCCCCATCCTGCACAGGGATCGCTTCATCGTGATCGTGAACAAACCCGCCGGTGTTCTCTCCCATCCCAATACCGCCCGCAGCACGGAAAAGGCCGCCTTTGAAGGACGGTATGACCTGGATCAAAAATGCTTCGACTCCCCCGCCGGAAAAGTCTGGCTGATTCACCGCCTGGACCAGGATACCTCAGGCGTCCTCATGGCGGCGCTGGATGAAAAAACGGCGGAGAAATGCCGCGCCCTCTTTGATGAAGACGCCGTGCAGAAACAGTACCTCACCCTGGTGCGTGGAAACCCCGGCCCAGAAGGCACCTGGCTGGACAACCTGACCACCATCCGAGAAAAAGGACACGTACGCACCGCAGTCATCAAAGGCAGGTTGCCCAATGCCGAACTGGACTTCCGCACGCTGGCACATCATGCCTCAGAAAAAGTCTCCCTGCTGGACATCACCCTCATCACCGGCAAAACCCACCAGATCCGAGTACAGGCCTCGTCACGTCAGCATCATTTGTTAGGCGATGACGTGTACGGCCACTTCGAACTGAACAGGAAGATGAAGAAGGATCTGGGGCTAAAGCGCCTCTTTCTTCATGCGCATCGGCTAACGCTCAAACATCCGGCCAGTGGCCAGAGATTAAGCGTGGAGGCACCGCTGGCGGAAGACCTTACCAAAGTGCTGAGCCGTCTTGGAATGACCCCCGTTTAG